The proteins below are encoded in one region of bacterium:
- a CDS encoding CHAT domain-containing protein — translation MLALLAVGLLQDSLAQSPADRSTAGQEATRQAAQRLLDSAQAAYRRGDCDNVRLALSLYQQAAARLGKQEGRLTKSIRLYNMAKGYHQLGLADSALLCLREALALSQALQHRERQFETLNFCAEIFQSLGRLDSAGFYYRRALALQRAANESASPPVVFINLGAALHALGNPGVALSYLQRALASLPPQEHGLAGVACNNLGRVLQTLGRSDSALVYFRAALGHRRAAGDRFGEAVTLNNMGYSFDLLQQLDSAQVYYRRANAAWQQHCRPSDQGMTLINLGRIWLAQGQPDSALAYLSRGLHLKEAAGDRSGEAWALNDMGRVYQQRGDHELAREHYHRALARLREVGDRSRAGVTWYNLGRLFHEAGPQQNLERAIACYDSAAQARAAVRRLAGADDNRLSFAEQDVHLFEHWALACLALAKSWGRANAHAAALAAAERGRAQSLLDLLPSTTIQPAGSANLIAEGKQYVQQMQQTGAGLLSYLVTADTLVVWFVLPSGESHLQRVAVSRDSLAQLVDAMRWQLGAEAGGRVVPALERGLRPAATGPSEANAAGKLAKLLLPPAPLLARLPEASELVIIPHGSLGFLPFAALPVDSLGNCLGMQQALRYVPSLALLAALEKKQSLRDPASRPARFASALIAANPKMPQLPTANGESLRLAPLPGAEQEGWWLAHKLKVHALLGAQATESAVREKLPAAALAHFATHGYAFASEAQVRESFLALAPDKNNEGLLTVGEIMNEKSELTAELIVLSACQTGLGNLKQAEGVVGLQRAFLAKGAASVLVSLWNVSDTATQILMKAFYTHWLDDPDRPGKARALQRAQQEVRQAGFDHARYWAAFQLVGAP, via the coding sequence TTGCTTGCCCTGCTTGCAGTGGGATTGCTGCAAGACAGCCTCGCGCAATCACCGGCCGATCGTTCCACTGCGGGGCAGGAAGCAACGCGGCAAGCCGCGCAAAGGTTGCTGGACAGCGCGCAAGCAGCCTATCGCCGCGGCGATTGCGACAACGTGAGACTCGCGCTGTCGCTTTATCAGCAAGCGGCGGCACGATTGGGAAAACAAGAAGGCCGGCTGACGAAATCCATCCGGCTTTACAACATGGCCAAGGGCTATCACCAACTCGGCCTGGCTGATTCTGCCCTGCTCTGCCTGCGTGAGGCGCTGGCGCTCAGCCAGGCGCTGCAGCACCGCGAACGCCAGTTCGAGACCCTGAATTTTTGCGCCGAAATTTTTCAAAGCCTGGGCCGCCTCGATTCCGCGGGATTCTACTACCGCCGGGCGCTGGCGTTGCAGCGCGCAGCCAATGAGTCGGCGTCACCGCCGGTGGTATTCATCAATCTCGGCGCAGCGCTGCATGCGTTGGGGAATCCCGGTGTTGCGCTTTCCTATTTGCAGCGCGCCTTGGCAAGCTTGCCGCCGCAGGAACACGGGCTGGCCGGCGTGGCGTGCAACAATCTCGGCCGCGTGTTGCAAACGCTCGGTCGCTCAGATTCCGCCCTGGTCTATTTTCGCGCCGCGCTTGGACATCGCCGCGCCGCAGGCGACCGCTTCGGCGAGGCAGTCACGCTCAACAACATGGGCTACTCTTTCGATTTGCTGCAGCAGCTCGATTCCGCACAGGTGTATTATCGCCGGGCGAATGCCGCCTGGCAGCAGCATTGCCGGCCTTCGGATCAAGGCATGACCCTGATCAATCTCGGCAGAATTTGGCTGGCGCAAGGCCAGCCGGATTCAGCGCTGGCGTACTTGTCGCGCGGATTGCATCTCAAGGAAGCAGCCGGCGACCGCTCCGGCGAAGCTTGGGCGCTCAATGACATGGGGCGGGTTTATCAACAACGCGGGGATCACGAGCTGGCGCGGGAGCACTATCATCGTGCGCTGGCAAGGTTGCGTGAGGTGGGTGATCGCAGCCGCGCCGGCGTGACGTGGTACAATCTCGGCCGTTTGTTTCATGAAGCCGGGCCGCAGCAGAATCTCGAGCGGGCGATTGCATGCTATGACTCGGCGGCGCAGGCGCGGGCGGCCGTGCGGAGGCTGGCGGGCGCGGATGACAATCGCCTCAGCTTTGCCGAACAAGACGTGCATTTGTTCGAACATTGGGCGCTGGCTTGCCTCGCTCTGGCAAAGTCATGGGGCCGCGCGAACGCGCACGCCGCCGCGCTGGCAGCGGCGGAGCGCGGCCGCGCCCAGTCGCTGCTGGATTTGCTTCCCAGCACCACAATTCAACCGGCCGGCAGCGCCAACCTGATTGCCGAAGGCAAGCAGTATGTGCAGCAGATGCAGCAAACCGGTGCGGGATTGCTTTCCTATCTCGTGACCGCGGACACGCTGGTGGTTTGGTTCGTACTGCCGTCCGGCGAAAGCCATTTGCAGCGAGTCGCAGTTTCGCGCGATTCGCTGGCGCAACTCGTCGACGCAATGCGTTGGCAGTTGGGTGCGGAGGCCGGCGGCCGCGTGGTGCCGGCACTCGAACGCGGATTGCGCCCCGCAGCGACCGGCCCATCCGAGGCCAATGCTGCAGGCAAGCTGGCAAAATTGCTTCTCCCTCCTGCCCCGCTGCTGGCGCGCTTGCCGGAGGCGAGCGAGCTAGTGATTATTCCGCATGGCAGCCTTGGCTTTTTGCCTTTTGCCGCTTTGCCGGTTGATTCTCTGGGCAATTGCCTGGGAATGCAACAGGCGTTGCGCTATGTGCCTTCGTTGGCTTTGCTGGCGGCGTTGGAAAAGAAACAAAGCTTGCGTGACCCGGCCAGCCGGCCGGCGCGCTTTGCCTCGGCGTTGATTGCGGCAAATCCCAAGATGCCGCAGTTGCCCACGGCCAATGGCGAATCGCTTCGCCTGGCGCCGCTGCCCGGCGCCGAGCAGGAAGGCTGGTGGCTGGCGCACAAACTGAAGGTTCACGCCCTGCTCGGTGCACAAGCAACCGAATCCGCCGTGCGGGAAAAACTCCCCGCGGCCGCGCTCGCGCATTTCGCCACGCACGGCTACGCCTTTGCGTCGGAAGCGCAGGTGCGCGAATCCTTTCTGGCATTGGCGCCGGATAAGAACAATGAGGGTTTGTTGACCGTGGGCGAAATTATGAACGAAAAGAGTGAGCTGACTGCGGAGTTGATCGTACTCAGCGCGTGCCAAACCGGCCTGGGCAATCTGAAACAGGCGGAGGGCGTCGTGGGCCTGCAGCGCGCTTTTCTCGCCAAGGGCGCGGCCAGCGTGCTGGTCAGCTTGTGGAATGTCTCGGACACCGCAACACAAATCTTGATGAAGGCCTTTTACACGCATTGGCTGGATGATCCGGATCGGCCGGGCAAAGCCCGAGCGTTGCAGCGCGCCCAGCAGGAGGTGCGGCAGGCCGGCTTTGATCACGCCCGCTATTGGGCGGCGTTTCAACTGGTGGGCGCGCCCTGA
- a CDS encoding YCF48-related protein, whose translation MKTRAIPLTLLLAALASWHCGEDKVVTPEINAPEPLRWAWQNPLPQGNAVHGLHVFDRNTAIAVAGAGTIMKTTDGGVSWRVQHLASGVIGDLLAVHFFGNNFGVAVGKARTLLRTADGGLTWESRPNPAFGDLTDVFVIDASTAIALGDSGVILRSRDGGTSWKSQPSRVTSRLHAVFFHNTTLGLAVGQQGTILSTTDGGATWTKRTSNTASTLHDVVFTGSQSGFAVGDLDFSGTAVVLRTTDGGITWSRQSSSATAALFSVFFNDERAGTAVGANGTIVRTSNSGATWAAQASGSSDSLLGVAFSDANAGFVVGDFGTILQTADAGQTWTPRSHGFTITLRAVAFTEANTGIVVGGDFSVNRGLILRTSNAGALWQEQGNAAARVPLYSVALADANNAMAVGNAGTILVTNNGGATWNAQNSGTFAELNDVVLINAQNAMVVGSAPSFNSDAIILRTTNGGATWSKQSSATTSDLTSVAFANANLGVAVGKNGTILRTADGGLTWQAQASGIFNDLNAVAFAGAQIALAVGRDNFGEDAVILRSTDAGLTWRFIPSGSKNVLQGVSFADGSNGVAVGEAGMILRTTDAGLTWIRQPRAGFRTLTGVAMTGPEQAIAVGVFGTILRGAAR comes from the coding sequence ATGAAAACAAGAGCGATTCCACTCACGCTGCTGCTGGCGGCGCTGGCGAGCTGGCATTGCGGCGAGGACAAAGTCGTGACGCCGGAAATCAATGCGCCGGAGCCATTGCGTTGGGCTTGGCAGAATCCCCTGCCGCAGGGAAACGCGGTGCACGGCTTGCATGTGTTTGACCGGAACACCGCAATCGCCGTGGCGGGCGCCGGCACAATCATGAAAACCACTGATGGCGGTGTGAGCTGGCGGGTGCAGCATCTCGCCAGCGGCGTGATCGGCGATTTGCTCGCGGTGCATTTCTTCGGCAACAACTTCGGCGTCGCAGTGGGGAAAGCCCGCACATTGCTGCGCACGGCAGATGGCGGCCTCACCTGGGAAAGCCGGCCCAATCCTGCCTTTGGCGATCTCACAGACGTTTTCGTGATAGATGCCAGTACCGCAATCGCCCTGGGCGACAGCGGCGTGATTCTACGCAGCCGGGATGGCGGCACGTCTTGGAAAAGTCAACCGAGCCGCGTGACCAGCCGCCTGCATGCCGTGTTCTTTCACAATACCACCCTCGGTCTTGCAGTGGGACAACAGGGAACGATTCTCAGCACCACCGACGGCGGCGCGACGTGGACCAAACGCACCAGCAACACCGCGAGCACGCTCCATGACGTGGTTTTCACCGGCAGCCAGAGCGGGTTTGCCGTCGGCGATCTTGATTTCTCCGGCACGGCCGTGGTGCTGCGCACGACTGATGGCGGGATCACCTGGAGCCGGCAATCCTCCAGCGCGACCGCGGCACTGTTCAGCGTTTTCTTCAATGATGAGCGCGCGGGCACCGCAGTGGGCGCGAACGGCACGATCGTGCGCACCAGCAACAGCGGCGCGACTTGGGCAGCGCAAGCGAGCGGCAGCAGCGACAGCCTCCTTGGCGTTGCTTTCAGCGATGCCAATGCCGGTTTTGTTGTGGGAGATTTTGGTACAATTCTCCAAACCGCGGACGCGGGCCAAACCTGGACGCCGCGTTCCCACGGCTTCACCATCACGCTGCGCGCGGTTGCGTTTACCGAGGCCAACACCGGCATCGTGGTGGGCGGTGACTTTTCCGTCAACCGCGGGTTGATTCTGCGCACCAGCAACGCCGGCGCGCTCTGGCAGGAACAGGGTAACGCAGCGGCGCGCGTGCCGCTTTACAGTGTGGCTTTGGCGGATGCCAACAATGCGATGGCAGTCGGCAATGCCGGAACCATCCTGGTCACCAACAATGGCGGCGCCACGTGGAACGCGCAAAACAGCGGCACCTTCGCCGAGCTGAATGACGTTGTTCTAATCAACGCACAAAACGCCATGGTCGTGGGCAGTGCGCCTTCATTCAACAGCGATGCGATCATCCTGCGCACCACCAATGGCGGCGCAACCTGGAGCAAGCAGTCGAGCGCCACCACCAGTGATCTTACCAGCGTGGCATTCGCGAATGCCAACCTCGGCGTCGCGGTGGGAAAGAACGGCACGATCTTGCGCACGGCCGACGGCGGGTTGACCTGGCAGGCGCAGGCGAGTGGAATTTTCAACGACCTCAATGCCGTTGCTTTTGCCGGCGCTCAAATCGCATTGGCGGTGGGCAGAGACAACTTTGGCGAGGATGCCGTCATCCTGCGCAGCACCGATGCCGGGTTGACCTGGCGTTTCATTCCGAGCGGCAGCAAAAATGTTTTGCAGGGCGTTTCCTTTGCTGATGGCAGCAACGGGGTCGCGGTGGGTGAAGCCGGCATGATCCTGCGCACCACCGACGCCGGCTTGACTTGGATTCGCCAGCCGCGCGCCGGCTTTCGCACGCTCACCGGCGTGGCTATGACGGGCCCGGAACAGGCAATCGCCGTGGGCGTGTTCGGCACCATTCTGCGCGGCGCTGCGCGATGA
- a CDS encoding TonB-dependent receptor, whose protein sequence is MPACQKLKAALTVLFYSAFLLLFAPLVAQADTGKITGRITDVETGEPLPGASVVIESIWLDGKEARLTDLRGAASDASGYFVILNVRPGTYSLKASMIGYTAFTRTQVRVSIDRTVTLDFALKATTLESEEVVVVAEREVIKPDVAGTQETILSARIAETPVLRVDEFVNKIKGVELVATNEGQGLSIRGGGIRETDVWVDGISVRDPRSENSYLSLNSTAVEELQVLTGGFEAKYGGLRSGLVNVVTKEGQRDRYRLSLKMDAAAANQQKFYGTNPWSNDSWIYRVFADTTANGYAWRGTVGDTTVPEELRYFRGWKNRFEGRNNYEAIGLARNAAMTAEQKLELWKRQHPQYKFGENADVYVEGTVTGPIPGGGLPWVGSVLGKSVFLAGFKYENTQFAFPLGPRDNYRDWNGQFKITTQIKSNMKLSLNSMYANINTLTAGRPSTFGGTLIDNSSRFNFLSSTEVSVRQQARLLGGSDGFIQMFNKSRLQFYDQRYIIGGVKFTHTFSPKAFYSVDLQFSYTDHELTPFVLDTSSADAHFRLGDYRVLNVPNGGTPNGSTNWLTDITNLFWVYGGLQSADTSHSWVANLRGDLTAQLGRHHQVEAGFNVKYNYLSVNSGTWLQSEKSWTPDLWQYFTAKPLEIGAYVQDKLEFKGMVANLGVRADYFNPQKRSYLVQHPLDEDYANFYNLVYQYLPGKFGSWERWVKFREMLSQPTGWPLGENKTQLKLAPRLGVSFPVTTQSKLYFNYGHFYQRPNVHFLYNQAVMPGATNVPSPGLEMARTVAYEFGYEQSFWQNFLFNVTFYYKDVKNEPLSRSYVDYWEEQSVQTYVPDYYRDIRGLELRLERRFGRFITLWGNYEYMLQTTGRTGLAYVYENRLRANQEIREANIFTTDPLPRAQGNLNLHSPARWGPDFWGIKPLSDIYLNFFVEWRSGGRVILNPLEPEAQQKRIEVVDYSNVDLRASKQFRFAATSMELVLTVQNLLDQKRLTWENMTTAQYDRYKESLHLPFESGSQQGNDKLGEWDKPHLNVGWFTAPLFLNPRRVLLGVRINM, encoded by the coding sequence ATGCCTGCCTGTCAAAAGCTGAAAGCTGCATTGACTGTCCTTTTCTACTCGGCATTCCTTCTGCTGTTTGCGCCGCTCGTCGCGCAGGCGGACACCGGCAAGATCACCGGACGCATCACCGATGTTGAAACCGGTGAACCCCTGCCGGGCGCCAGCGTCGTCATCGAGAGCATCTGGCTGGACGGCAAAGAAGCCAGGCTCACTGACCTGCGCGGGGCGGCCAGCGATGCCAGCGGCTATTTCGTCATCTTGAATGTCCGCCCCGGCACTTACAGCCTCAAGGCGAGCATGATCGGCTATACCGCCTTCACGCGCACCCAGGTGCGCGTCAGCATCGACCGCACGGTGACGCTGGATTTCGCCCTCAAAGCCACCACGCTGGAATCCGAGGAAGTCGTGGTGGTGGCCGAGCGCGAAGTCATCAAACCCGACGTGGCCGGCACGCAGGAAACCATTCTCTCGGCGCGCATCGCGGAGACGCCCGTGCTGCGGGTGGACGAGTTCGTGAACAAGATCAAAGGCGTGGAATTGGTGGCCACCAATGAAGGCCAGGGCCTCAGCATTCGCGGCGGCGGCATTCGCGAAACCGATGTCTGGGTCGACGGCATCTCGGTGCGCGATCCGCGCTCGGAAAACTCCTATCTCTCGCTCAATTCCACCGCGGTGGAAGAGCTGCAAGTGCTCACTGGCGGCTTCGAGGCCAAATACGGCGGCCTGCGCTCGGGCCTGGTGAACGTCGTCACCAAAGAGGGGCAGCGCGACCGCTACCGCCTCTCTTTGAAGATGGATGCGGCGGCCGCCAACCAGCAGAAGTTCTACGGCACCAATCCCTGGAGCAATGATTCCTGGATCTATCGCGTCTTTGCCGACACCACCGCCAACGGCTATGCCTGGCGCGGCACGGTCGGCGACACCACCGTGCCGGAGGAGCTGCGCTATTTTCGCGGCTGGAAAAACAGATTCGAGGGTCGCAACAATTATGAAGCCATCGGCCTGGCGCGCAACGCGGCCATGACGGCGGAACAAAAACTGGAATTGTGGAAGCGGCAACATCCGCAATACAAATTCGGCGAGAACGCCGACGTGTACGTCGAAGGCACCGTCACCGGCCCGATACCCGGCGGCGGACTGCCGTGGGTGGGTTCCGTGCTCGGCAAATCGGTTTTTCTCGCCGGCTTCAAATACGAGAATACCCAGTTTGCCTTTCCGCTCGGCCCGCGCGACAACTATCGCGATTGGAACGGACAGTTCAAGATCACCACGCAGATCAAATCCAACATGAAACTGTCCTTGAACAGCATGTACGCCAACATCAATACCCTCACCGCCGGCCGGCCCTCGACCTTCGGCGGCACACTGATCGACAACTCCAGCCGCTTCAATTTTCTCAGCAGCACGGAAGTCTCGGTGCGGCAGCAGGCGCGGCTGCTGGGCGGCTCGGACGGCTTCATTCAAATGTTCAACAAGAGCCGGCTGCAGTTCTATGATCAACGCTATATCATCGGCGGCGTCAAGTTCACTCACACGTTTTCCCCCAAGGCTTTTTACAGCGTCGACCTGCAATTCAGCTATACCGACCATGAGTTGACGCCGTTCGTGCTCGACACCAGCAGCGCCGATGCCCACTTCAGGCTGGGCGATTACCGCGTGTTGAACGTGCCCAACGGCGGCACGCCCAACGGCTCCACCAACTGGCTCACCGACATCACCAATCTCTTCTGGGTGTATGGCGGGCTGCAATCCGCGGACACCTCGCACTCCTGGGTGGCGAATCTGCGCGGCGACCTCACCGCCCAACTCGGCCGGCATCATCAAGTCGAGGCCGGCTTCAACGTGAAATACAATTACCTCTCGGTCAACTCCGGCACCTGGCTGCAATCGGAAAAAAGCTGGACGCCCGACCTCTGGCAGTATTTCACCGCCAAGCCGCTGGAGATCGGCGCGTATGTGCAGGACAAGTTGGAATTCAAGGGCATGGTCGCCAACCTCGGCGTGCGCGCCGACTACTTCAATCCCCAAAAGCGCAGCTACCTCGTGCAGCATCCGCTCGATGAAGACTATGCCAACTTTTATAATCTCGTCTATCAATACTTGCCGGGCAAATTCGGCTCGTGGGAACGCTGGGTGAAATTCCGCGAAATGTTGAGCCAGCCGACGGGCTGGCCGCTGGGCGAGAACAAGACCCAGCTCAAACTGGCGCCGCGCCTGGGCGTGTCGTTTCCGGTGACCACGCAGAGCAAGCTCTACTTCAACTACGGCCATTTCTACCAACGCCCCAATGTTCACTTTCTTTACAACCAGGCGGTGATGCCGGGCGCCACCAACGTGCCCTCGCCCGGTTTGGAAATGGCGCGCACCGTGGCGTATGAGTTCGGCTACGAGCAGAGCTTTTGGCAAAATTTCCTGTTCAATGTCACCTTCTATTACAAAGACGTGAAGAACGAGCCGCTCTCCCGTTCCTATGTCGATTACTGGGAAGAGCAGAGCGTGCAAACCTACGTGCCGGACTACTATCGCGACATCCGTGGCCTGGAGCTGCGGCTGGAGCGCCGCTTCGGCCGGTTCATCACGCTGTGGGGCAATTACGAGTACATGCTGCAGACCACCGGCAGAACCGGTCTGGCCTATGTGTATGAGAACCGCCTGCGTGCCAACCAGGAAATCCGCGAGGCCAACATCTTCACCACTGATCCGCTGCCGCGGGCGCAGGGCAATTTGAACCTGCACAGCCCGGCCCGCTGGGGACCCGATTTCTGGGGGATCAAACCGCTGAGCGACATTTATCTGAATTTCTTCGTGGAATGGCGCAGCGGCGGCCGGGTGATTCTCAATCCGCTGGAGCCGGAGGCCCAGCAGAAGCGGATCGAGGTGGTGGATTATTCCAACGTCGATCTGCGCGCCTCCAAGCAATTCCGCTTTGCGGCGACCAGCATGGAGTTGGTGCTCACCGTACAGAACCTGCTTGATCAAAAACGCTTGACCTGGGAAAACATGACCACCGCCCAGTATGACCGCTACAAGGAATCCCTGCATCTGCCCTTCGAGAGCGGCTCGCAGCAAGGCAACGACAAGCTGGGCGAATGGGACAAGCCCCACCTCAACGTGGGCTGGTTCACCGCGCCGCTGTTCTTGAATCCCCGGCGCGTGTTGCTGGGGGTGAGGATCAACATGTGA